A single genomic interval of Oryza sativa Japonica Group chromosome 7, ASM3414082v1 harbors:
- the LOC9268481 gene encoding uncharacterized protein encodes MAGVDAARYAHSEAHHAVATRDHAALRRVLDALPRARRPEEIRTEADSVAEEARAEAASAVIDRRDVPGRETPLHLAVRLGDAAAAEMLMAAGADWSLQNEQGWSALQEAICAREEALARVIVRHYQPLAWAKWCRRLPRVVAAMRRMRDFYMEITFHFESSVIPFISRIAPSDTYRVWKRGANLRADMTLAGFDGFKIQRSDQTILFLGEGSDDGKVPPGSLCMINHKDKEVMNALEGSGAPASEAEVQQEVTAMSQTNIFRPGIDVTQAVLLPQLTWRRQERTESVGPWKAKVYDMHHVMVSVKSRRVPGAMTDEEFFSACNENDTESEGFDDVLTEEEKKQLEAALKMDSPDGAGGEGQSDTFVGPRHSCVEPREREIPIEDLSISGNGDSKHDKKGWFGHWGKRVQSSKLEGTKKMAPPRSSLCVDEKVSDILIESPSNVQTRPGRHSVDVVRGDESRRGKERDYRRPAASSECGHRRKEGSKESEYKKGLRPVLWLSPNFPLRTEELLPLLDILANKVKAIRRLRDLLTTKLPPGTFPVKVAIPVVPTIRVLVTFTKFEELQPLEEFTTPPSSPDNSKSPVAQSSSSSWIQWIKAPYHQNFSTAPGPSSRVEDIQDPFVIPADYVWTTPEEKKKKTQENKSKSKKGRNAAA; translated from the exons atggCCGGTGTGGACGCGGCGAGGTACGCGCACAGCGAGGCGCACCACGCGGTGGCGACGAGGGACCACGCGGCGCTGCGGCGGGTGCTGGACGCGCTGCCGAGGGCGCGGAGGCCGGAGGAGATCCGGACGGAGGCCGACTccgtggcggaggaggcgcgcgcggaggcggcgtcggcggtcaTCGACCGGCGCGACGTCCCCGGGCGGGAGACGCCGCTCCACCTCGCCGTCCGCctgggcgacgcggcggcggcggagatgctgatggcggcgggcgcggaCTGGAGCCTGCAAAACGAGCAAGGGTGGAGCGCGCTCCAGGAGGCCATCTGCGCCCGCGAGGAGGCGCTCGCCCGCGTCATCGTCCGCCACTACCAGCCGCTCGCCTGGGCCAAgtggtgccgccgcctcccccgcgtcgtcgccgccatgcgCCGCATGCGCGACTTCTACATGGAGATCACCTTCCACTTCGAGAGCTCCGTCATCCCCTTCATCTCCCGCATCGCCCCCTCCGACACCTACCGGGTCTGGAAGCGCGGCGCCAACCTCCGCGCCGACATGACCCTCGCCGGCTTCGACGGCTTCAAGATCCAGCGCTCCGACCAGACCATACTCTTCCTCGGCGAGGGCTCCGACGACGGCAAGGTGCCCCCGGGCTCCCTCTGCATGATCAACCACAAGGACAAGGAGGTGATGAACGCCCTGGAAGGCTCTGGCGCGCCCGCCTCCGAGGCCGAGGTGCAGCAGGAGGTCACCGCCATGTCGCAGACCAACATCTTCCGCCCCGGAATAGACGTCACGCAGGCCGTGCTGCTCCCGCAGCTCACATGGCGGCGCCAGGAGAGGACCGAGTCGGTTGGGCCATGGAAGGCCAAGGTGTATGACATGCACCATGTGATGGTCAGTGTCAAATCAAGGAGGGTCCCCGGCGCGATGACGGACGAGGAATTCTTCTCGGCTTGCAACGAGAACGATACCGAGAGCGAGGGCTTCGACGATGTTTTGACTGAAGAGGAGAAGAAGCAGTTGGAAGCCGCGCTTAAGATGGACTCTCCTGATGGTGCTGGTGGTGAAGGCCAGTCCGACACGTTTGTTGGTCCTCGACATAGCTGTGTtgagccgagggagagagagataccAATTGAGGATTTGAGCATCTCCGGAAATGGGGATAGTAAACATGATAAGAAAGGTTGGTTTGGTCATTGGGGAAAGAGGGTTCAGAGTAGCAAGCTAGAGGGGACGAAGAAGATGGCACCTCCAAGGAGTTCGCTCTGTGTAGATGAGAAGGTGAGCGATATCCTTATTGAATCTCCATCGAATGTACAAACTAGGCCAGGAAGGCATTCGGTAGATGTAGTAAGAGGGGATGAGAGCAGAAGGGGCAAGGAAAGGGATTATCGGAGACCTGCTGCTTCGTCGGAGTGTGGACATAGGCGCAAAGAAGGTAGCAAAGAAAGCGAGTACAAGAAAGGTCTAAGGCCTGTTCTCTGGCTTTCTCCTAACTTCCCTCTTCGGACTGAGGAGCTCTTGCCACTGCTTGATATTCTTGCGAACAAGGTGAAGGCGATCCGTCGCTTGAGAGATCTCCTTACAACAAAACTGCCACCAGGAACTTTTCCAGTCAAG GTTGCCATCCCAGTTGTACCCACAATCAGGGTACTTGTGACATTCACAAAGTTTGAAGAGCTACAGCCATTAGAGGAGTTCACCACACCGCCATCCAGCCCTGACAATAGCAAGAGCCCAGTGGCGCAGTCTTCCTCAAGTTCTTGGATTCAATGGATCAAGGCTCCTTACCATCAGAACTTCTCAACAGCTCCAGGCCCCAGCAGCCGTGTAGAGGACATCcaggacccatttgtcatcccTGCTGATTATGTGTGGACGACaccagaagagaagaaaaagaagacacAAGAAAACAAGAGTAAGTCGAAGAAAGGCCGAAATGCGGCGGCATAG